The window TGGTCATAGGCCCTGGGGTCTTGGTGGCTTTCCGTGGTGAGTAGGCATCGCGGTCGTATGTCGTGTTGTCGCCCGCAATGCTAGCTGGGGCAGCCACAGAACCATGTCGGCTTCCCTGATACTTCTGACCTTTGCGGACTGCTGAGAAGTCAACCCCACGCCTGGAGAGCCTGCTGCTGACACGAACTCTCGGGGTGCTGTGGTGGCTATGAATTGAGCCCATGGAGCCCCGAGGGGTTCGCAGACGACCGGCTGTTGTCGCGGTCCGTTGCGAAGGGTTTCGAAGCTGGTGTCGCACCGAACCACCCTTGGACCTGTATGAACGATACGAGTGCGAGACAGTGGTGGGAGAACGTCCGATGCCATCCTGAGAGCCATTGCGGTGAACTATAATCTTGGCGTGACTGGCGTACGGGACAGAATGGAACACCCGGGACGCATTGTAAGGATCATAGCTGCGTATTGTGCCCGTTTCGTCCTTGTCTGCTTTCCCCGGCACATTCGAGATGACTGTGAACTTTGACACTGCTCGTTTCTGACCGTATCGCCCTGGCTGGGTAAACTCGCAAGTGGAGATGCGTTTGCCCCAGTTGGGAGGCTTGAGGTGATGATAATCGCTCTTCGAGATGGGtacgttgttgttgtagtttTCCAACTGGACTTCACGGTGATTATAGAGCAGGTGATAGAACAGTTTCTGGTCGTTCGGTCTGCCGGAATGATTAGTTCCCTGCGTTGTCACCGCAATAAAGGCAGGAGAACTTACTTTTCCTGGGCCaacttgagcttgagctcaGCTTCGGGGTACGCGTGCCAGAGCGCCTTGAGCTGTCTCAGAATCTGAATGTCCACCTCCGCCTCAGGGATGGACGAGACATTGCGTTTCTGCAAACCTGATTGCTGGCGCTGTTCCCACTCGAAGCATTGTGGAATATCGGGGTACTTGAGGATGAGCGGGTGCTGCCACATCTGGGCCATGGTGATACGATTCGCAGGCTGGGGCACCAGCATCCTCCGGATCAGATCCTGAGCTTCCCTGCTCAAATGCGGGGGCATGCGGTACTCGGCGCGTTTGGCCTTTTGAATCATGACACCaaggtcgtcgtcatcaaaCGGCAAATAGCCAGCAAGCATGACGAACAGGATGACGCCCATGCTCCAAATGTCGACCGCTGAGCCTTTGTAGGCCTGGTGTCGAAGCAACTCGGGAGCCGCATAGTGAGGACTTCCACAGGCCGTTGTGAGCTGATGGTGTTGGCTTTGTTGCAAAGCCGCCATCCCAAAGTCTGCAATTTTGACCTGACCACTGCTGTGAAGCAGAATGTTCTCCGGCTTGAGATCTCGGTGGCAGATGTTCAATGAATGGCAGTAATCCAACGCACTCATGATCTGGCGGAAGTAAAAGACGACCTCCCATTCACGTAGAGCACCAACGGAGCGGATAAACTCGAACATGTCGCCTTTTTCAACAAATTCGGTGACCATGTAGCTAGTAAGGAGCATCGAGTTTAGTCCACAATTCGAGCACGCACGGGGTATGCTGACTTACATCTCCGACCTGTTCTCCCATATGTCAAGCAGTTTGATAATGTTTGGATGCTCGATGAGCTTAAGGACGGCAATTTCGCGCTCGATAGCTATCGGCATTCGACGAAGACCGCCTTCCGCATCGGTTTGGGGAGTTCGATATTCGAGCCGGTCAAGATTCGCCAGACTACCCGACtggttgatgaaggcggTGCTTTTGGACAAAATCTTGATGGCCACCAATTGGCCAGTAACACGGTGACGTGCGAGACGAACACGCGCCGAAGTCCCCTTGCCTAAAGTCTTGCCCAGCTGCCAAGGTCCAATGTGTGTCTTGAGCTGTCTTGTGGTGGAGGCATTGGAAGAAACATTGGAAAACTGAGAGATGCGCCGGGCGGCTTCGAGGTCGACTTCCTGAGAAACAGCTGAAAGATGCTGATTGACTGGCGCAGGCCGTTCTACTGCAACTGGTCGATCTGATGTGCCTTTCGTCTGACGCTCGACTTGATGACTTGTACCGGCGACAACAGATGTTGACGAGCCTCTGACAACCTTCTTGGACCTCAATACGTAGTTCTCATCATTGCCTTTGTGATGGGAACGCGCCGTGCTGACGACGGTTGTATTGTTGACTCGCTTGGTCGTGTCAGCGAGCGGCTGGCGGCCATGTCGCGAGTTGCTGTGCCTATCCATGATTGACGGGAAGGAGGGCGGATCAGTACATGGTCCGATGCAGAAAGGACTGTAAGAAGCAAATCGACGATCGGATGGTTGGAAAGTTGCACTGATAGTGAAGGAGTCGGTTGGAAGATGTAACCTCGGGAATTAGAAGCTGTAAATGAATTAACGAGTGGTGTTGAGGTCCAACTGGCGATGGAAGGAAAGAGACACAAAAATGAGTGTGTAAGAAGCTAAACgactgtggtggtggtggtggtggtggtggtggtggtgcgaaGGTCAGCACTGCCCGGCGACGATCTGGAGAGAGAAGGAgagtgggagttggggtcGGTGGGCGGAGTTTGATAGATACAGCGAGTGGAATGGCGGGGAGTGAAAAGCGTGGGGCCTGAGGGAAGGGTAGGAGCGAGAGAAAGCTTGCATAGCAACCAGCTTTGTTGTGATCtaaacaaaacaacccgCTGCAACAGAGTCGCTGCCGGGCTCGCGTGGGCCTGAAAAACCAGTGCTCCAATGGGGCTGGCCAGTAAGATGGAAACGCGATATGACATGGAACCATACAGTGCATTTTACGGCTTTGCTCGTCGTCACCTACTATGCAAGGGGAAGCTCGGTATCTCGAGTTGTCGAGCTGAAGGCATTCGGAAATCAAGACCCTTGGGGTGTTTTCTGCCAGGATCCAACAGTACACGCTCTTGTGTGCTGGCATCAACTACCCATATGAGTAGTTTATCGATGATAACACGCATGTACCCAGTATGAGAGAATCCTCTGTGTTGTCTGTACCGGTATATCTCAGTGTTGGTGTGGAAGAGTGTGAGGAATGCAGCAGAAGcatggtgttttgtttttatGTGTGATGGAATTCCAGACAAAACTGGTTGTGCCAAGTATTCTGGCCCCAAA is drawn from Podospora pseudocomata strain CBS 415.72m chromosome 1 map unlocalized CBS415.72m_1, whole genome shotgun sequence and contains these coding sequences:
- the GIN4 gene encoding serine/threonine-protein kinase gin4 (COG:D; EggNog:ENOG503NW2V), which translates into the protein MDRHSNSRHGRQPLADTTKRVNNTTVVSTARSHHKGNDENYVLRSKKVVRGSSTSVVAGTSHQVERQTKGTSDRPVAVERPAPVNQHLSAVSQEVDLEAARRISQFSNVSSNASTTRQLKTHIGPWQLGKTLGKGTSARVRLARHRVTGQLVAIKILSKSTAFINQSGSLANLDRLEYRTPQTDAEGGLRRMPIAIEREIAVLKLIEHPNIIKLLDIWENRSEIYMVTEFVEKGDMFEFIRSVGALREWEVVFYFRQIMSALDYCHSLNICHRDLKPENILLHSSGQVKIADFGMAALQQSQHHQLTTACGSPHYAAPELLRHQAYKGSAVDIWSMGVILFVMLAGYLPFDDDDLGVMIQKAKRAEYRMPPHLSREAQDLIRRMLVPQPANRITMAQMWQHPLILKYPDIPQCFEWEQRQQSGLQKRNVSSIPEAEVDIQILRQLKALWHAYPEAELKLKLAQEKPNDQKLFYHLLYNHREVQLENYNNNVPISKSDYHHLKPPNWGKRISTCEFTQPGRYGQKRAVSKFTVISNVPGKADKDETGTIRSYDPYNASRVFHSVPYASHAKIIVHRNGSQDGIGRSPTTVSHSYRSYRSKGGSVRHQLRNPSQRTATTAGRLRTPRGSMGSIHSHHSTPRVRVSSRLSRRGVDFSAVRKGQKYQGSRHGSVAAPASIAGDNTTYDRDAYSPRKATKTPGPMTTVSMADVNNNKKEERVLWGEELKQFHTSIARDIDEAFGSSLLVSAPSETLLQSREGSHLSFSLADSSFAQMSQSSLAGPRSFASNQREYSRPLPPVPSRSTVSPLSIRKQSLEVAPVTHKVSLLDPGSSIHLPDRRVVSDPIHNRSVKTVNPLPSIYESSPEAVPAETPARVKNRGLDYLSRAENTIRVVNSPTAVEGGDPAAVPRPLNVRKLSLHPTKNERPTTVQESRRHASYSGHQPTRSVDNTENGVGAQPKNRVSSWFKRASKDGNSPAVTPTTGTFPQHGEEYAGSEASGPSRPVSYSIDEPAASRAQKKKAFGLSFWKSNKDGPKMSIGDSEFEDVHVHEDGRSQKRSKEKHNSMAAQSVWSESDGGGRKIEVQQNWLARLFRVKPAMRYLCFAIPKRRARQEMAILLRDWRKYGIKDIEVDKERNIIFARVAAKNYLNLKEVSFAIELMTVIEHGKRNQLCIARFTQEKGAASSFHKVVEAISTAFDNRALMVTDKRKISMMIKTLNS